In Campylobacter concisus, the following proteins share a genomic window:
- the thyX gene encoding FAD-dependent thymidylate synthase, producing the protein MQVTLLNHTPLNICSHAIRTCWQSFEKGDNGGEKDVELIDRVGNKFKHASTLEHLYYNFYIQGISRALLQELARHRLASLSVKSTRYTLKELKKEEKFEVGQFERAAKFIVLTNDEMVDNASIKALENLREILASTTKSLDIVKYCLPECYKTELTWSINARSLQNFISLRSSKSALWEIRNLANAIYDVLPEEHKFIFEKCLPDDEQN; encoded by the coding sequence ATGCAAGTAACACTTCTAAATCACACTCCACTAAATATCTGTTCTCACGCTATCCGCACATGCTGGCAAAGCTTTGAAAAAGGCGACAATGGCGGCGAAAAAGATGTTGAGCTAATAGATAGAGTAGGCAATAAATTTAAACACGCTTCGACCTTAGAGCACCTATACTATAACTTCTACATCCAAGGTATTTCTCGTGCACTACTTCAAGAGCTAGCTCGCCACCGCTTAGCGAGCCTAAGCGTCAAATCAACCCGCTACACACTAAAAGAGCTAAAAAAAGAGGAAAAATTTGAAGTAGGGCAGTTTGAGCGTGCGGCTAAATTTATCGTGCTAACAAATGACGAAATGGTCGATAACGCAAGCATAAAAGCACTTGAAAATTTACGTGAAATTTTAGCCTCAACTACAAAAAGCCTTGATATAGTTAAATACTGCCTGCCAGAGTGCTATAAAACTGAGCTTACATGGAGCATAAACGCTAGAAGCTTGCAAAATTTCATCTCTCTAAGAAGTTCAAAATCAGCCCTTTGGGAGATAAGAAATTTAGCAAATGCCATCTACGATGTCTTACCTGAAGAACATAAATTTATCTTTGAAAAATGCTTGCCAGATGATGAGCAAAACTAA
- the luxS gene encoding S-ribosylhomocysteine lyase produces the protein MPLLDSFCVDHVKMQAPGVRLAKSMKTPKGDDISVFDLRFCKPNEEILPEKGTHTLEHLFAGFMRNHLNGNGVEIIDISPMGCRTGFYMSVIGTPSEEAVKEAWLASMKDILEVKDQDKIPELNKFQCGTYKMHSLDEAHAIANKILDLGLVIINNDEIKLDVDTMGLKKH, from the coding sequence ATGCCACTACTTGATAGTTTTTGTGTAGATCATGTGAAAATGCAAGCCCCAGGAGTAAGACTAGCAAAAAGTATGAAAACGCCAAAGGGCGATGATATCAGCGTTTTTGACTTGAGATTTTGCAAGCCAAATGAAGAAATTTTACCAGAGAAAGGTACTCACACTTTAGAACACCTTTTTGCTGGTTTTATGAGAAATCACCTAAATGGCAACGGCGTAGAGATCATTGACATTTCGCCGATGGGCTGTAGAACTGGCTTTTATATGAGTGTGATTGGCACACCTAGCGAAGAAGCCGTAAAAGAGGCATGGCTTGCTTCTATGAAAGATATCTTAGAGGTCAAAGACCAAGATAAAATTCCAGAGCTAAATAAATTTCAATGCGGCACTTACAAGATGCACTCACTTGATGAAGCACACGCCATAGCAAATAAAATTCTTGATCTTGGCTTAGTCATCATAAACAACGATGAGATCAAGCTTGACGTTGATACTATGGGACTAAAAAAGCACTAA
- a CDS encoding DNA adenine methylase, with protein MKPAKQENQAYLKEQILTYLGNKRSLLGFIDLGVKYAKDELKKEKLSCCDLFSGSGVVARFLKQNSEFLVANDLELYSFITNSCYLQNATNELKNEINFWQKRLEKEIKNNLSEGFITRLYAPQDDKNITEGERVFYTKKNAIFIDTARRLIDELMPAEMRKFFIAPLLYNASVHANTSGIFKGFHKNKDGIGQFGGRGQNAISRITSNINLTKPIFSNFSVPFEVYQKDANLLAKELDGLDLVYLDPPYNQHPYGSNYFMLNLIASNTEPSKISKVSGIAKDWNRSVFNKKSSASEAFFELIANLKAKFVLISFNSEGFINQDEFDQNLNKMGKVQLLRQKYNAYRGSRNLKARNIHVDELLYVLQK; from the coding sequence TTGAAGCCAGCTAAACAAGAAAATCAAGCCTATCTAAAAGAGCAAATTTTAACCTATCTTGGTAATAAACGCTCTCTTTTAGGCTTTATAGATCTAGGCGTAAAATACGCAAAAGACGAGCTTAAAAAAGAAAAACTTAGCTGCTGCGACCTCTTTAGTGGAAGTGGCGTGGTGGCTAGGTTTTTAAAGCAAAATAGCGAATTTCTAGTCGCAAACGACTTGGAACTTTACAGCTTTATCACAAACTCATGCTACCTGCAAAACGCCACAAATGAACTAAAAAATGAGATAAATTTCTGGCAAAAAAGACTTGAAAAAGAGATAAAAAATAACCTTTCTGAGGGCTTTATAACAAGGCTTTATGCCCCACAAGATGATAAAAATATTACCGAGGGCGAGCGGGTCTTTTACACGAAAAAAAATGCCATATTCATTGACACCGCAAGAAGGCTCATAGATGAGCTAATGCCGGCTGAGATGAGAAAATTTTTCATAGCTCCACTTCTTTATAATGCAAGCGTGCATGCAAATACAAGTGGAATTTTTAAAGGTTTTCATAAAAATAAAGATGGCATCGGTCAGTTTGGCGGCAGGGGGCAAAACGCCATTTCAAGGATCACTTCTAATATAAATTTGACTAAGCCAATTTTCTCAAATTTCAGCGTACCATTTGAGGTCTATCAAAAGGACGCAAATTTGCTCGCAAAAGAGCTTGATGGTCTTGATCTAGTCTATCTTGATCCGCCTTATAATCAGCATCCATACGGTTCAAACTATTTCATGCTAAATCTCATCGCAAGCAACACTGAGCCAAGTAAAATTTCAAAAGTTTCAGGCATCGCAAAGGACTGGAACAGATCAGTTTTTAATAAAAAATCATCAGCAAGCGAGGCATTTTTCGAGCTGATAGCAAATTTAAAGGCAAAATTTGTACTCATTTCGTTTAACTCAGAGGGCTTTATCAACCAAGATGAATTTGATCAAAATTTAAATAAGATGGGCAAGGTTCAACTATTGCGCCAAAAGTATAACGCCTACCGTGGCAGCAGAAATTTAAAAGCTAGAAACATCCACGTAGACGAGCTTCTTTACGTTTTACAAAAGTAA